One window from the genome of Hydra vulgaris chromosome 02, alternate assembly HydraT2T_AEP encodes:
- the LOC136075751 gene encoding ATP-dependent DNA helicase PIF1-like, whose product MLLRNLDLKAGLCNGTRMKVCALQNSYIDAEVLTGVSGGKRVFIPRIQLAPLDSNLPFVLKRRQFPVRSAYSTTINKSQGQTFDRVGLYLKKCFSHAQLYVACSRTRAFNSLFFKIDKHLI is encoded by the coding sequence ATGctacttagaaatttagatctCAAAGCTGGGCTATGCAATGGTACTCGAATGAAAGTTTGTGCTCTTCAAAATAGTTATATTGACGCAGAGGTTTTGACAGGTGTTTCCGGTGGTAAACGGGTTTTTATTCCTCGAATTCAGTTGGCTCCATTAGATTCTAATTTACCTTTTGTTCTGAAACGTCGTCAGTTTCCTGTCAGATCGGCAtattcaacgacaattaataaaagtcaaggtcaaacattTGACAGAGTTggtttatatctaaaaaaatgtttttctcatGCGCaactatatgttgcatgttcaagaactagagcatttaacagtttgtttttcaaaattgataaacatctcATTTAA
- the LOC136075752 gene encoding ATP-dependent DNA helicase pif1-like — protein MDGPAGSRKTFTNNYLIAETISRGFKSATAALTGIVATLLTIGSTLHGLFKPPVPILDNSTCNVTHKSIHGDFLRLVTLLLLDETSMIPIHDLNAINRLLKDICNNNFPFGGKIILFGGDFRQILHVVKRGQPAEIVESCIKCSLHWQWVQKFTLTENMRVQNGEGEFFQWLQKLGNGTIPVKEKDPFKGCIELPNQRIIRENQSIYEKIFGDADQNDYSKRVVLTPTNVDSLSINKEVLECLPGEGKIYLSADRINTDDLNERNFLLSF, from the coding sequence ATGGATGGACCAGCTGGTAGTCGAAAAACctttactaataattatttgattgcTGAAACCATTAGTAGGGGCTTTAAATCTGCTACAGCTGCATTGACAGGTATAGTAGCAACTCTACTAACAATTGGATCTACATTGCATGGCTTATTCAAACCTCCTGTTCCAATATTGGATAATAGCACATGTAATGTAACTCATAAATCTATACACGGGGATTTTTTAAGACTAGTTACTTTGCttttgcttgatgaaacatCCATGATACCTATACATGACTTAAATGCAATTAATAGGTTGTTAAAAGATATTTGCAACAATAACTTTCCGTTTGGAggaaaaatcattctttttggTGGTGACTTCAGGCAAATTCTGCATGTTGTGAAAAGAGGACAACCAGCTGAAATAGTAGAATCGTGTATAAAATGTTCTTTGCATTGGCAATGGGTGCAGAAGTTTAcattaactgaaaatatgaGAGTGCAAAATGGGGAAGGTGAATTTTTCCAATGGCTACAAAAACTTGGGAATGGAACTATACCAGTCAAAGAGAAGGATCCTTTTAAAGGATGCATTGAATTACCAAATCAGCGCATTATTAGAGAAAATCAATCAatttatgaaaagatttttggAGATGCTGATCAAAATGATTATTCTAAACGCGTGGTTTTAACACCAACTAATGTTGATTCATTATCAATCAATAAAGAAGTACTTGAATGTCTGCCGGGTGAgggcaaaatttatttaagtgcTGATCGAATTAATACTGATGACCTTAATGAAAGAAATTTCCTGTTGAGTTTTTAA